A segment of the Geoglobus ahangari genome:
TTGGTGTTCTTGAACCTGAGGTAGAACGTGTCCTCCATGGAAGTCAGCGACTTCATTCGGTACTCTACCTCTGCGTTTACGGTTATGTTCTGTCCGCTCGCGGTTCCCAGCAGTGCGAGCAGCAGCACCAGAGCCAGAAACAACTTTAGCCGCACATACCTGATTTCGGGGCGTGATTTTTAAATGTTTATATGCCGTGGCAGCAGTAGCTGCAGGTGTACGTCGAGGGAGGATCCAGTCCTCTCTCCTCGTGACAGCTGAGGCACTCCTCAACGGAGTAGCTGGTCTCGTTCAGCCTGACATCTGGAAGGTCTGAGAAGTTGCCCACGAACCTGACCATGTCCATTATCTGGTACTTTCCAACAAACACGGTGTAGTTCTTCCCGACCTCGACCACCGCTGTGGGCGTGCCGAAGAACCCGGTCTTCTCCTTAACCGCAAAAGCGAGCGCCTTGCTCTCGTTCGTGCAGTTGGAGAAGAACTGGACGTTGCACACGTCAAAGTCGAGAGAGGAATTCTTCATCAGGAACTCTATCAGCGGCTCAACGGCCTGACAGTTCGGGCACTTGGGGTGGTAGTAGTAGTATATTCTGAGCTCGCTCACCTCACTCTCCGAAGGAGCGGGGGTTTTCTCGGCTGGTTTCGGAGTTGGCGTCGGGGTAACCTGAGCCTGGCTCTCAGGCTTCTCATTCGTGGAGCACCCGCTCAGAGCGAGCAGCACAATCACGACCACAATCGCCAGCAGCTTTCTCACAAACTGTGTTTCGCTTTTGTGGTTAAAAAGCTTACCTGATTTATCCAAAAAACTTTTTTCTTCCATAAGCAGAGTGGGGTGTGGATGAGGAAAATCGAGAGAGACCTGCTGGGCTACATTGTTGCGATAACCCTCGTCGCGGTTCTGCTCGTCATGGAACGAATCCTGATAGCTGCTGCATTGCCACTGGTTCTCTTCTTCTTCCCCTCCAAGATGTCCCTGCGCGTAGGCTCGGTTCATTTCGAGGGGCCCACCTACGTTGGAGACCCGGTGACGTTCGTGGCCGAGTTCACAGCATTCGGCCTCGGGTACTTGAGGGTCTCGTGTCAGGTTGATGACGTTGTGGAGGTTCTTGAGGGGGGTTCAAAGGCAGGAGGGTTCGTTCCCGGCTACAGGAGGTTCAGGATCTCCTACAGGGGCAGGGCGAGGAGGAGGGGCAAGGTCGATTTCGGCAGGATAGGGTTCGTGTCTGAAGACATCTTCCTTCTGAAGTCCTCTGAGGGCTTCGTGTCTCTCAACCTCGTGCGTGAGGTTAAGGTGAGGGTGAGGAAGGTCAGAAAGGTCAGGGCCAGAAAGGTGAAGGCGAGGGAGTCATTGCCTGACGTTGACGTGTCCAAGATAGGAGTGCCCGGCACCGACTTCAGGGAGATACGGGCCTACAGGCCGGGAGACCCGATAAAGTTCATCAACTGGAAGGCCACGGCGAGGAAGGGAGAGACGCTGGTCAACGAGTTCGAGGTGGAGGGCAAGAGGGCGGTCTGGATCGTGGTCAACACCTCAGAGCACGAGTTTGCAGAGGATGAGTACTTGGAGTCCGCCCTGTCCTCTGCAGCATCCCTCAGCCTGTACTTCAGCAGGAGGGGTCACAAGGTTGCCCTAACGCTCACCGGTAGCGGAAAGAGCCTTTACCCGGACATAGGGAAGCGTCAGTTCCACAGGATCGTGAGGGAGCTCACCAACGCCGGGTTTGGTGGGAGAAGCGCTGTCGATGCAATTCTCGAGAGCAAGAGGCTGATGATGTACCACATGCCCTTCGTCTTCTACATAACCTCCATTCACGATGACGGGCTTGCGGTCAGGGAGCTGAGAAGGGCTGGGCTGAACGTGAAGGTCCTCGTGGTTGAGGGGAGGGAGTACGGGAGCAGGCTTGCGAGAACGATGAAGAGGGTGCTGGAGAGGGGCATGGTCAGGAAGGGGGCGGAGGTTGTTAGGGATGTGGTCGCGGTGAGAGCATGAAGTACAGGTTCGCTGGTTTGGCGGCGAGCATTCTTGCAACTTACGTGGCGGTAACGACATTTGCAGCGACAAGGGTGTACTCAATCGCCTCCATGATCCTCTCTCCGGACTTCGCATACCTCCTCTTCGCTGCTCCTGTTGTGTCGTTTCTTGCAGGCAGAAGGGTGTTCGGAACCGGATACCTAACTTTCCTGCTCCTTCTCTCCCTGACCCCAATGCTATCGGACTCGGAGGTGTTTGAGGGGATAGTCGACTCCCTCTACTATCTCGGGTTTGAGAGCTTCTCGAGAAGCCTCGCGGATCTGTTTCCGTTCAGGGATTCCCTGCAGTCCGTCCTCCTCGTCTCAATGCTCTACATAGCCTCTTCATACTTTGAAAGGCTCGACGAGTACGAGAGGGAGATCCGCGCTGAGGGGTTCAGCTACTCGCCCATTCCAACGGCAGTGGCGCTGATGGCGGTTCTGTTCGCGGTCTACACGCTCGTCCAGAGCTTCCAGCCACCCCCAACCCCATCGAATCTGGTCTATGGCCTTGCAGCAGCGTTCCTGCTTGTTATTTCATTGGCCATGGCGTGGTGGTGGAGATGAAGAAGGAGATCTCTGCAGTGCTGCTGCTCGTGTCTATCCTCATGCTCATCTCCTTCCTCTCAAGCCTCGACTTCAGCAACACCGGTTTCGAGGGGCTCATTGGGGAGAGCGTGTTCCAGAAGAGGGATGTGGACATCAAGAGCGTTAAGCTCTCTCAGGAGGAGGCGAGCCTGTCCGAGAACTCAAACCCTCCCTGCGTCCCCCTCTTCGTGGTCTCAGGGCTCGACGAGGGCCATTACAGGCTCAGAACCGGAGTGTCGTCCCAGTACTCGAACGGAAAGTGGGTGATGGACGAGCTCAGCTACAAAGATGCCATGAGGTTTTCCGCCGGAAAGATCTTCTCGGTCACGCCCATCACCGGGTTCGAGGGCAACCTGCCGGTTGTCAAGGACACCATCGCGGTCTCAGCCCCGGCGGGGTACAACTCCTCCGCCTGCCTCTTCAGGGTTGACCTGTGGAACGACAGCTACTATGGCGTGTACGTTCCGAGCAGGGTTGAGTCTCACTTTTCAGGAGACGCAAAACTCGCGAGGATTGACATCGAGGGGTGGAAGATGGAGAGGATCAGGGAGCTGGCTTATAAAATAACGGAAAACGCCACCAGTGACTACGAGAGGCTGAAAATGATCGAGAGCTACCTGCAGAACCACTACGAGTACTCTCCCAGATACAACAGGTCTGCGGACATGATCTACGACTTCCTGTTCGTTGAGAGGAAGGGCATCTGCATGCACTTCGCCTCGGCCTTCATCGCCCTCGCCACGAGCCTCGACATCCCCGTGAGGGCGGTGTTCGGCTACATGGCCTCTCCGACCTCCTCCTCGCAGGTGGTTTACTCCTGTCAGGCCCACATGTGGGTGGAGGCCAAGCTTGGAGACGTCTGGGTGGAGTTCGACCCGACCCCTCCGGCCAGATACAAGATCCCCACGACCACGGAGATCACCTACTGGGACAGGGAGGTGGTTGAGGGCGGAAACGTGACCGTGAGGGGTGTTGTGAGGCTCGATAGCGGAGAGCCGGTGGAGAGCGGGTACGTGGAGGTCTACCTGAAGATGTCCAAGGAGTCTCCTGAGGGAGAGCTGCTCGGCATAGCGAGGCTATCAAACGGGACGTTCGAGCTGTCGGCCAAGGTGAATGAAAGCGGAACCTACAGCCTTGTGGCCCACTACACCGGAAGCCTGCTCTACCAGGACTCGTGGAGCGATCCGGAGGTCAGGGTTCTTGCCCCAACGGAGATCGTCGTCAACCTCCCCTCGTACGTCCCCCTCTCCTTCAGGCTCGAGGGGAAGCTCGTCTCAGACGGTGAGGGGGTTGGGAACAAGACCGTCATCGTGGAAGTCGATGGCCGGAGAGAGGTGGTGAAAACGGACGAAGCTGGCAGCTTTGCCGTAAACCTCACGCTGTCAGAGGGGGAGCACAGGATAAGGATCGTGTCTCCCAAGGAGGGGCTCTACGCTGAGGCGGTTCTCGAGAAAAACGTTACCGCGGGGAGCTTCTCGTTCGCACTCGAGAACAAAACTCTGGTGGCCATGAAGGAAAACGCCGTCAATCTGACAGTCCTGTTCAACTCTCATCCATTCAGCGGAGTGGTGAGGGTGAACGGAATTCCGGTGAGCGTTGAGGATGGGAGGGCGACTCTTACGCTCGTCCCAGAAAAACCGGGGATTGTGGAGATAGCGGTTGGGGTTGGTGGCTTTGAAGATGTGCTTGAAGCTCGCGCTAAGCTTCCAGTGGAGATCAAGGCTGAGGAGAAGGACGGAAGGCTTGAGATCATGGTGGTTGATGCTGCGGGGAATCCTGTTGATGGGGCCATCTACGTGAACGGCCAGCAAGTCACTCTCATCGAGGGCGTTGCGAGGGTTGAGATGGAGGGGAGCGAGTTCAGAATAAGCTACCCCGGGGACGAACTGCACTTCCCGGCCGAGGTTACCTACGAGGTGCACAGGCCGTGGTATTTGCTCTCAATCCCAATTCTGGCAGCTGCCGGTGTGTGGTACTACAGGAACATGCCGAGGCTGAGAGTGGAGCTGGAGAAGGAGCATCCGGAGATGCCTAACATCTGGAAGGCTGGAGAGGAAATAAGGGTGAGGGTTGAGAGCAACCTTCCGTTCGCCGTGGCTGTTGACGGGGAGGTCTCTGGCACCTCGGTCAGGTTCGAGAGCCCGGGAAAGCATGCAATCAGGGTAAACGCTATAAAAGATGGGAGGGTCAGGAAGGTGCGTGAGATTGAAATTAGAATTGTCGAGGA
Coding sequences within it:
- a CDS encoding transglutaminase-like domain-containing protein, producing the protein MKKEISAVLLLVSILMLISFLSSLDFSNTGFEGLIGESVFQKRDVDIKSVKLSQEEASLSENSNPPCVPLFVVSGLDEGHYRLRTGVSSQYSNGKWVMDELSYKDAMRFSAGKIFSVTPITGFEGNLPVVKDTIAVSAPAGYNSSACLFRVDLWNDSYYGVYVPSRVESHFSGDAKLARIDIEGWKMERIRELAYKITENATSDYERLKMIESYLQNHYEYSPRYNRSADMIYDFLFVERKGICMHFASAFIALATSLDIPVRAVFGYMASPTSSSQVVYSCQAHMWVEAKLGDVWVEFDPTPPARYKIPTTTEITYWDREVVEGGNVTVRGVVRLDSGEPVESGYVEVYLKMSKESPEGELLGIARLSNGTFELSAKVNESGTYSLVAHYTGSLLYQDSWSDPEVRVLAPTEIVVNLPSYVPLSFRLEGKLVSDGEGVGNKTVIVEVDGRREVVKTDEAGSFAVNLTLSEGEHRIRIVSPKEGLYAEAVLEKNVTAGSFSFALENKTLVAMKENAVNLTVLFNSHPFSGVVRVNGIPVSVEDGRATLTLVPEKPGIVEIAVGVGGFEDVLEARAKLPVEIKAEEKDGRLEIMVVDAAGNPVDGAIYVNGQQVTLIEGVARVEMEGSEFRISYPGDELHFPAEVTYEVHRPWYLLSIPILAAAGVWYYRNMPRLRVELEKEHPEMPNIWKAGEEIRVRVESNLPFAVAVDGEVSGTSVRFESPGKHAIRVNAIKDGRVRKVREIEIRIVEDYGEAVEEVFRMFEREVMRRRGIDCRTMTAREVMEALGVKDERLLRLFELYEYAGTRGYTRKEFVEAFEIYMSLRRVIG
- a CDS encoding DUF58 domain-containing protein; the encoded protein is MRKIERDLLGYIVAITLVAVLLVMERILIAAALPLVLFFFPSKMSLRVGSVHFEGPTYVGDPVTFVAEFTAFGLGYLRVSCQVDDVVEVLEGGSKAGGFVPGYRRFRISYRGRARRRGKVDFGRIGFVSEDIFLLKSSEGFVSLNLVREVKVRVRKVRKVRARKVKARESLPDVDVSKIGVPGTDFREIRAYRPGDPIKFINWKATARKGETLVNEFEVEGKRAVWIVVNTSEHEFAEDEYLESALSSAASLSLYFSRRGHKVALTLTGSGKSLYPDIGKRQFHRIVRELTNAGFGGRSAVDAILESKRLMMYHMPFVFYITSIHDDGLAVRELRRAGLNVKVLVVEGREYGSRLARTMKRVLERGMVRKGAEVVRDVVAVRA